From Actinomyces slackii, a single genomic window includes:
- a CDS encoding PLD nuclease N-terminal domain-containing protein yields the protein MRVVLIVLAVALVLYALLDCARTPEDNMPARMPKLVWVCMIIIAPMVGAIAWIIVSRVKAAEERGGYVEPTVWSSREGTSFRRPERPRPSGPDDDPDFLRNLEQDIRRRKHHPQDEPKADPSGEADPRTDSDPEAEGDTQAPQP from the coding sequence ATGCGCGTTGTTCTCATTGTCCTGGCGGTCGCCCTGGTGCTGTACGCCCTGCTGGACTGCGCCCGCACCCCGGAGGACAACATGCCGGCGCGCATGCCCAAGCTCGTGTGGGTCTGCATGATCATCATCGCCCCGATGGTGGGGGCGATCGCCTGGATCATCGTCTCGCGGGTCAAGGCCGCCGAGGAGCGCGGGGGCTATGTGGAGCCCACCGTCTGGTCCTCCCGGGAGGGGACGAGCTTCCGCCGCCCCGAGCGCCCCCGCCCCAGCGGGCCCGACGACGACCCCGACTTCCTGCGCAACCTGGAGCAGGACATCCGCCGTCGCAAGCACCACCCCCAGGATGAGCCGAAGGCCGATCCCAGCGGCGAGGCCGACCCGAGGACCGACTCCGATCCGGAGGCGGAGGGCGACACCCAGGCGCCGCAGCCCTGA
- a CDS encoding histidine phosphatase family protein — MARTTIHLMRHGEVHNPEGILYGRLPDYHLSALGAQMAQQVADVLSASGHDLTHVITSPLERARETGAPTAAAFGLRPTTDERLIEAGNRFEGVAVNRNRWVLAHPGYWPLYLNPVRPSWGEPYRDIVVRMRRAVASALSLAQGHEALLVSHQLPVWSLRLFLEGRPLAHDPRRRQCSLASLTSLTFEDRTLVGMAYWEPAGDLLRQARDMVPGTSAAQEQGTSPRALGFDDGAGPAGAGEEQPPQGRA, encoded by the coding sequence ATGGCGCGCACGACGATCCACCTCATGCGGCACGGCGAGGTCCACAACCCCGAGGGCATCCTCTACGGGCGACTGCCCGACTACCACCTCTCGGCCCTCGGGGCCCAGATGGCCCAGCAGGTCGCCGATGTCCTGTCCGCCTCCGGGCACGACCTCACCCACGTCATCACCTCGCCCCTGGAGCGGGCGCGCGAGACCGGCGCCCCCACGGCGGCCGCCTTCGGTCTGAGGCCGACGACGGATGAGCGCCTCATCGAGGCCGGCAACCGCTTCGAGGGCGTGGCCGTCAACCGCAACCGGTGGGTCCTGGCCCACCCCGGCTACTGGCCCCTCTACCTCAACCCGGTGCGGCCCTCCTGGGGGGAGCCCTACCGCGACATCGTGGTGCGCATGCGCCGGGCCGTCGCCTCCGCCCTGAGCCTCGCGCAGGGGCACGAGGCTCTTCTGGTCTCCCACCAGCTGCCCGTCTGGTCCCTGCGGCTCTTCCTGGAGGGCCGCCCCCTGGCGCATGACCCGCGCCGACGCCAGTGCTCCTTGGCCTCCCTGACCTCCCTGACCTTCGAGGACCGCACCCTGGTGGGAATGGCCTACTGGGAGCCGGCCGGCGACCTGCTTCGCCAGGCCCGCGACATGGTGCCCGGAACCTCCGCCGCCCAGGAGCAGGGCACCAGCCCGAGGGCGCTGGGCTTCGACGACGGCGCCGGCCCAGCAGGCGCAGGCGAGGAGCAGCCGCCGCAGGGGCGGGCGTGA
- the dapD gene encoding 2,3,4,5-tetrahydropyridine-2,6-dicarboxylate N-succinyltransferase, translated as MTTRSAWGLGLATVTDDGNTLDVWYPNPILGDEPEDGHAELLATLTAMERRDEARGVRTTVVRTWADLDDAPQTVSGAYLRLHVLSHRLAKPNTVNLDGIFSRLPNVVWTSAGPCPAEDFETTRTRLRAALGRPVQVNSVDKFPRMTDYVLPSGVRIGNAANVRLGAYLAEGTTVMHAGFVNYNSGTLGRSMVEGRISQGVIIGDGSDVGGGASTMGMLSGGGRQRVALGERCLLGANSGLGIPLGDDCVVEAGLYLTAGTKVSLMPQGGVVPGAHGLFKEPRVVSARELAGVSNVLFRRNSQSGAVEALARGGKSIELG; from the coding sequence ATGACGACTCGCAGTGCATGGGGTCTTGGTCTGGCGACCGTGACCGACGACGGCAACACCCTCGACGTGTGGTACCCGAACCCGATCCTGGGGGATGAGCCCGAGGACGGCCATGCCGAGCTCCTGGCCACCCTGACCGCCATGGAGCGCCGCGACGAGGCCCGCGGCGTGCGCACCACCGTGGTGCGCACCTGGGCCGACCTCGACGACGCCCCCCAGACGGTCTCCGGCGCCTACCTGCGCCTCCACGTCCTGTCCCACCGCCTGGCCAAGCCCAACACGGTGAACCTGGACGGGATCTTCTCCCGCCTGCCCAATGTGGTGTGGACCTCGGCGGGCCCCTGCCCGGCGGAGGACTTCGAGACCACTCGCACCCGCCTGCGCGCCGCCCTGGGCCGCCCGGTGCAGGTGAACTCGGTGGACAAGTTCCCGCGGATGACCGACTACGTGCTGCCCTCGGGCGTGCGCATCGGCAACGCCGCCAATGTGCGCCTGGGCGCCTACCTGGCGGAGGGCACCACGGTCATGCACGCCGGCTTCGTCAACTACAACTCGGGCACGCTGGGCCGCTCCATGGTGGAGGGGCGCATCTCCCAGGGCGTGATCATCGGGGACGGCTCGGACGTGGGCGGCGGCGCCTCGACCATGGGCATGCTCTCCGGCGGCGGGCGCCAGCGCGTGGCCCTGGGCGAGCGCTGCCTGCTGGGCGCCAACTCGGGCCTGGGCATCCCCCTGGGCGACGACTGCGTGGTCGAGGCCGGCCTGTACCTGACGGCGGGCACCAAGGTCTCCCTCATGCCCCAGGGCGGCGTGGTGCCCGGCGCCCACGGGCTGTTCAAGGAGCCGCGCGTGGTCTCGGCCCGCGAGCTGGCGGGGGTCTCCAATGTGCTCTTCCGCCGCAACTCCCAGTCCGGGGCCGTGGAGGCCCTGGCCAGGGGCGGCAAGAGCATCGAGCTGGGCTGA
- a CDS encoding succinate dehydrogenase cytochrome b subunit, with protein sequence MSRTSGHSQALPMGDSLPARRPNRGGDAPSRALPRLPHVALKTIMAVSGTVMGLFVLVHMIGNLKIFQGEEAYNAYAAMLRDFGYPILPHEGLLWALRAILSACLLAHTAAGLALWRRARRARGAHRRRGLRPLSFAARTMVLSGAIIGAFIVVHLLDLTIGALVAPEGFLHPTGHGAQAQAHAYANVVASLSRPWMALFYTSVMAVVGAHLAQGLWSALHDLGGTAPRLRRIWLALALAVALAIALGNGALPLLILAGVIA encoded by the coding sequence ATGAGCAGGACCAGCGGACACTCACAGGCACTTCCCATGGGGGACAGTCTCCCCGCGCGCCGCCCCAACCGGGGAGGGGATGCGCCGTCGCGCGCGCTGCCCCGCCTCCCCCACGTCGCGCTGAAGACCATCATGGCCGTCTCGGGTACCGTCATGGGGCTGTTCGTCCTGGTCCACATGATCGGCAACCTCAAGATCTTCCAGGGCGAGGAGGCCTACAACGCCTACGCCGCAATGCTGCGCGACTTCGGCTACCCGATTCTGCCCCACGAGGGCCTGCTGTGGGCGCTGCGGGCCATCCTGTCCGCCTGCCTGCTGGCCCACACCGCGGCCGGGCTGGCCCTGTGGCGCCGGGCGCGGCGCGCCCGCGGGGCCCACAGGCGCCGTGGACTGCGCCCCCTGTCCTTCGCCGCCCGCACCATGGTGCTCTCCGGGGCGATCATCGGTGCCTTCATCGTGGTGCACCTGCTGGACCTGACCATCGGCGCCCTCGTGGCGCCCGAGGGCTTCCTCCACCCCACCGGGCACGGCGCTCAGGCGCAGGCCCACGCCTACGCCAACGTGGTGGCGAGCCTGTCGCGCCCCTGGATGGCCCTGTTCTACACCTCGGTCATGGCGGTGGTGGGCGCCCACCTGGCCCAGGGCCTGTGGAGCGCCCTGCATGACCTGGGCGGGACGGCGCCGCGCCTGCGCCGCATCTGGCTGGCCCTGGCACTGGCCGTGGCACTGGCCATCGCCCTGGGCAACGGGGCCCTGCCCCTGCTGATCCTGGCGGGGGTGATCGCATGA
- a CDS encoding fumarate reductase/succinate dehydrogenase flavoprotein subunit — protein MSRPRSGAGAAGAVDPLTPTVRPDAVDPSYGVGPDLDAGVRGDPLAAWSARKDSYRLVSPANRRRLTVIVVGTGLAGSGAAATLGRLGYRVECFTLHDAARRAHSVAAQGGINAARARKVDGDTLRRFITDTIKGGDFRAREADVVRLAAESGRVIDHMQAIGAPFAREYGGQLATRSFGGVQVSRTYYTRGETGQQLEVACAAALQEQVAAGSVRLHTRTEMLDLIVADGRAQGIVTRDLLSGRIRAWTGHAVVLATGGYGSVYHYSTLAMASNATATWRAHLAGAAFASPSYVQFHPTALPVSSHWQSKTTLMSESLRNDGRIWVPARPGDERAPGDIPETERDYYLERRYPAFGNLTPRDVASRNARERIEAGHGVGPLRNSVYLDFRDSLERLGRPTIAARYGNLFSMYRDATGEDPYEVPMRIAPGAHFTMGGLWVDFNQMTTIPGLFVGGEASNNYHGANRLGANSLLSACVDGWFTLPLAVPDYLAPLVGSSCLEESGPEAGLAVERARARVDRLLAVGGTRRPVWFHRRLGEILYAGVGVSRTEEGLRRALEQVRALRAEFWADVRVVGGEHRLNQELERAGRVADFLELAELMVLDALDRRESAGAHFREEFSAGGEARRDDVAWRTVSAWHTLDDGTRIRRSVPLGFSLVALQERDYR, from the coding sequence ATGAGCCGCCCACGCTCCGGGGCCGGCGCCGCGGGCGCCGTCGACCCGCTCACCCCAACGGTGCGACCCGACGCCGTCGACCCCTCCTACGGCGTGGGCCCGGACCTGGATGCCGGCGTGCGCGGCGACCCGCTGGCGGCGTGGTCGGCCCGCAAGGACTCCTACCGGCTGGTCAGCCCCGCCAATCGCCGTCGGCTCACCGTCATCGTCGTGGGCACGGGACTGGCCGGCTCCGGGGCGGCCGCCACCCTGGGGCGCCTGGGTTACCGGGTGGAGTGCTTCACCCTGCACGACGCCGCCCGCCGCGCCCACTCGGTGGCCGCCCAGGGAGGCATCAACGCGGCCCGGGCCCGCAAGGTCGACGGCGACACCCTGCGGCGCTTCATCACCGACACCATCAAGGGCGGGGACTTCCGGGCCCGTGAGGCGGACGTGGTGCGCCTGGCCGCGGAGTCGGGCCGGGTCATCGACCACATGCAGGCCATCGGGGCGCCCTTCGCCCGCGAGTACGGCGGACAGCTGGCCACGCGATCCTTCGGCGGCGTCCAGGTCTCACGGACCTATTACACGCGCGGGGAGACCGGCCAGCAGCTGGAGGTGGCCTGCGCCGCCGCCCTCCAGGAGCAGGTGGCCGCCGGCAGCGTCCGCCTGCACACGCGCACCGAGATGCTCGACCTCATCGTCGCCGACGGCCGCGCCCAGGGCATCGTCACCCGCGACCTGCTCTCCGGGCGGATCCGCGCCTGGACGGGCCACGCCGTCGTCCTGGCCACCGGCGGCTACGGCTCGGTCTACCACTACTCGACCCTGGCCATGGCCTCCAATGCGACGGCCACCTGGCGCGCCCACCTCGCCGGGGCGGCCTTCGCCTCCCCCAGCTACGTCCAGTTCCACCCCACCGCGCTGCCGGTCTCCTCGCACTGGCAGTCCAAGACCACGCTCATGAGCGAGTCCCTGCGCAATGACGGGCGCATCTGGGTGCCCGCCAGGCCCGGGGACGAGCGCGCCCCCGGGGACATCCCCGAGACCGAGCGCGACTACTACCTGGAGCGGCGCTACCCGGCATTCGGCAACCTCACCCCGCGGGACGTGGCCTCGCGCAACGCCCGCGAGCGCATCGAGGCCGGCCATGGCGTGGGCCCGCTGCGCAACTCGGTCTACCTGGACTTCCGCGACTCCCTGGAGCGCCTGGGGCGGCCGACCATCGCGGCCCGCTACGGCAACCTGTTCTCCATGTACCGGGATGCCACCGGGGAGGACCCCTATGAGGTGCCCATGCGCATCGCCCCGGGCGCGCATTTCACCATGGGCGGCCTGTGGGTGGACTTCAACCAGATGACCACGATCCCGGGCCTGTTCGTGGGCGGGGAGGCGTCGAACAACTATCACGGCGCCAACCGCCTGGGCGCCAACTCGCTGCTGAGCGCCTGCGTGGACGGGTGGTTCACCCTGCCCCTGGCCGTGCCCGACTACCTGGCGCCCCTGGTGGGCAGCTCCTGCCTGGAGGAGTCGGGTCCGGAGGCGGGCCTGGCGGTGGAGCGCGCGCGGGCCCGGGTGGATCGGCTCCTGGCGGTGGGCGGGACGCGGCGCCCGGTGTGGTTCCACCGGCGCCTGGGCGAGATCCTCTACGCGGGCGTGGGGGTCAGCCGCACTGAGGAGGGCCTGCGCCGGGCGCTGGAGCAGGTGCGGGCGCTGCGCGCGGAGTTCTGGGCGGATGTGCGCGTGGTCGGCGGGGAGCACCGGCTCAATCAGGAGTTGGAGCGGGCCGGGCGCGTGGCGGACTTCCTGGAGCTGGCCGAGCTCATGGTGCTCGACGCCCTGGATCGGCGCGAGTCGGCCGGCGCTCATTTCCGCGAGGAGTTCTCCGCCGGGGGCGAGGCCCGGCGCGACGACGTCGCCTGGCGCACGGTCTCGGCCTGGCACACCCTGGATGATGGCACGCGTATCCGCCGCAGCGTGCCCCTGGGCTTCAGCCTTGTGGCGCTTCAGGAGAGGGACTACCGATGA
- a CDS encoding succinate dehydrogenase/fumarate reductase iron-sulfur subunit: protein MRITLEVWRQDGPNAPGRFERHVVEDATEQMSLLELLDRLNDQIVEAGGEPVVFESDCREGVCGACGFLVNGRPHGPVDNTPACRQHLRSFPGAQVLRLEPLRAGAFPVIRDLAVDRSALDELVRAGGTVDVMAGTAPDADAVSQPRGQAEAALDFAVCIGCGACVAACPNGAAMLFAGARLAHLSLMPQGAHERSRRARGMSQALDEGFGPCSVYGECVPTCPAGIPLEAIAAANREILRAAWRGPARED, encoded by the coding sequence ATGAGGATCACCCTGGAGGTCTGGCGGCAGGATGGGCCTAATGCGCCAGGGCGCTTCGAGCGTCATGTGGTGGAGGACGCCACCGAGCAGATGAGCCTGCTGGAGTTGCTGGACCGCCTCAACGACCAGATCGTCGAGGCCGGCGGGGAGCCGGTGGTCTTCGAGTCCGATTGCCGCGAGGGCGTGTGCGGGGCCTGTGGCTTCCTGGTCAATGGCCGCCCCCACGGCCCGGTGGACAACACCCCGGCCTGCCGCCAGCACCTGCGGTCCTTCCCCGGGGCCCAGGTGCTGCGCCTGGAGCCCCTGCGGGCCGGTGCCTTCCCGGTGATCCGGGACCTGGCGGTGGATCGCAGCGCGCTTGATGAGCTGGTGCGGGCCGGGGGGACGGTGGATGTCATGGCGGGGACGGCGCCGGATGCCGATGCCGTCTCCCAGCCGCGGGGCCAGGCGGAGGCGGCCCTGGACTTCGCGGTGTGCATCGGGTGCGGGGCCTGCGTGGCGGCCTGCCCCAATGGGGCGGCCATGCTGTTCGCCGGGGCGCGGTTGGCGCACCTGTCGCTCATGCCCCAGGGCGCCCATGAGCGCTCGCGCCGGGCCCGGGGCATGTCCCAGGCGCTGGATGAGGGCTTCGGGCCCTGCTCGGTCTACGGGGAGTGCGTGCCCACCTGCCCGGCGGGCATCCCCCTGGAGGCGATCGCGGCCGCGAACCGCGAGATCCTGCGAGCCGCCTGGCGCGGCCCGGCCCGTGAGGACTGA
- a CDS encoding NAD(P)-dependent oxidoreductase — protein MKIAVFGATGMAGSAIVSEAMARGHQALAASRRPSAAASDDERLMVRAVDVADADAVGAVLAQVDAAVLTIRLAPGEERRLAPLTRGFLDTAARHRTRVLVVGGSAPLRSPRHPDRLLIDDSTYVPEAWKTIAQASLDQYHVCQQHPYTGWVYLSPPAVFEPGGRSGAYVRGATTLVTDANGVSRITAPDLAVAVLDELENPGSEQHFTVAQACGS, from the coding sequence GTGAAGATCGCCGTATTCGGCGCCACCGGTATGGCCGGCAGCGCCATCGTCTCCGAAGCCATGGCCCGAGGGCATCAGGCCCTCGCGGCCTCCCGGCGCCCTTCCGCGGCTGCCTCTGACGATGAGCGCCTCATGGTGCGGGCCGTCGACGTCGCAGATGCCGACGCGGTAGGCGCGGTGCTGGCCCAGGTCGACGCCGCCGTTCTGACCATCCGACTCGCTCCAGGTGAGGAGCGCCGACTCGCACCGTTGACACGCGGCTTCCTCGACACTGCGGCCCGTCATCGCACACGGGTGCTCGTCGTCGGTGGCAGTGCGCCATTGCGCTCCCCGCGCCACCCAGACCGGCTGCTGATCGACGACTCCACCTACGTTCCCGAGGCCTGGAAGACGATCGCGCAGGCCAGCCTCGATCAGTACCACGTCTGTCAGCAGCACCCTTATACCGGATGGGTGTACCTCAGCCCGCCGGCGGTGTTCGAGCCGGGCGGGCGCAGCGGCGCCTATGTGCGCGGCGCGACGACGCTGGTCACCGATGCGAATGGCGTCTCGCGCATCACCGCGCCCGACCTCGCCGTCGCCGTCCTGGACGAACTCGAGAATCCCGGCAGCGAACAGCACTTCACGGTCGCGCAGGCCTGCGGGTCCTGA
- a CDS encoding EamA family transporter, protein MTATPNPPSPSCPPAITVSRAGWTGLTAIAPMVWGTTYIVTTRMLPEGHPLFAAMMRSLPAGLIALMIVRQLPRGSWWWRSLVLGTLNMGAFFPLLFVAAQQLPGGVAATLGAVQPIIVAFLSVAILHESLSVWRVCWGALGMIGIALVVLGPSAAMSSVGVLAGLAAAASMGTGVVLTKKWGRPEGVLAMSLAGWQLTAAGLVLLLPALLIDGVPPGLDGMAVTGYAWLGLIGALLSYTIWLSGIRRLPVTATALLGLLSPLVAAALGAAMAGEALTPIQLLGFALALTAMVAGQLPSPKQKGQASS, encoded by the coding sequence CCTCGCCTTCGTGCCCGCCGGCGATCACCGTCAGCCGTGCGGGCTGGACGGGACTGACCGCGATCGCGCCGATGGTGTGGGGCACGACGTACATCGTCACCACGCGCATGCTGCCCGAGGGCCATCCCCTCTTCGCAGCCATGATGCGGTCGCTCCCCGCAGGACTCATCGCGCTCATGATCGTCCGGCAACTGCCCAGAGGGTCGTGGTGGTGGAGGAGCCTCGTGCTCGGGACCTTGAACATGGGAGCGTTCTTCCCTCTGCTGTTCGTTGCCGCGCAACAACTTCCCGGAGGCGTCGCAGCGACCCTTGGAGCTGTTCAACCGATCATCGTCGCGTTCCTGTCCGTGGCCATCCTTCACGAGAGCCTGTCCGTGTGGAGAGTGTGCTGGGGCGCGCTGGGCATGATCGGCATCGCGCTCGTCGTCCTCGGCCCGAGCGCGGCCATGTCATCTGTCGGTGTTCTCGCAGGACTCGCGGCGGCCGCGTCGATGGGGACTGGTGTCGTGCTCACGAAGAAATGGGGCCGCCCCGAAGGGGTCCTCGCCATGAGCCTCGCGGGGTGGCAATTGACCGCCGCAGGCCTTGTTCTGCTGCTTCCCGCATTGCTCATCGACGGCGTTCCGCCTGGACTCGATGGCATGGCTGTGACCGGCTACGCCTGGCTGGGCCTGATCGGAGCGTTGCTGTCCTACACGATCTGGCTGTCCGGCATCCGTCGCCTACCTGTGACGGCCACTGCGCTGCTGGGCCTGCTCTCCCCGCTGGTGGCCGCGGCCCTCGGGGCGGCCATGGCCGGTGAAGCCCTCACCCCGATCCAACTGCTCGGCTTCGCCCTCGCACTGACCGCGATGGTCGCCGGTCAGCTCCCATCCCCGAAACAGAAAGGACAAGCATCATCGTGA